One Natronomonas gomsonensis genomic window, TCGTCTTCAGATACGCCACCAACGCGTACGACGGCAGCGAGGCCAGCTCCAAGGCGACGAACACGACGGCGAGGCTGTTGGCGGAGGCCATCAGCGACATCCCCGTCGCCGCAAGCAGGACGAGCAGGTAGTACTCGGCTTTGTGCGGGAGGTCCTCGATGTAGTCCGCCGAGGCCAGCCCGACCAGTGCGGTCACGCTCCCGAAGATGAACGTGAAGATGAGGCTCATCCCGTCGACGACGAGTTGACCGCCGAACAGTTCGACGCCGGGGTCGGCCACACCCGACAGCAGCAGGGCCGCCGAGACGACCATCGCGACGGTCGCACCCGCCGTCGTGACCGCCGCGAGCAGCGTGTCGTGTTTGCTCTCGGGGTCGAACGAGTCGATGACGAACAACAGCATCGCCGAGACGACGAACGCCCCAGCGGGTGCCAACAGGAGCCAATTACTGACGTGTTCCATCAGATACCACCTCCGAGGGTAGCGACGATGTCAAGCGTTGCGTCCTGAATCGACTCGAAGAACACCATCGGTGCCGAGCCGAGCAGGATGATGAGCAGTACGAGCGTCACGAGCGGCACCACGTCGTGAAGGGCCGCCGGCCCGATTTCGTAGTCGGTTTCGAGCCGGAACGGACCGAACAGCGACCGCTGCATCGCCCACAGCAGGTAGCCGGCGACGATGACGATGCCGAACATCGCAACTGCCGTGAACAGCGGTGCGTACGGGAGCACCGTCGACTCGAAGGCGCCGAGGAAGATGAACAGCTCGGCGGCGAAGCCGGCCATCAGCGGCAGGCCCATGTAGGCGAAGGCACCGGCGACGAACACGCCCGCGGTGACGGGCATCTTCTCGGCCATCCCGGCCATGTCGCCGACCATCCGCGTGTGGGTCGTGTTGTAGATGACGCCGACCGTCATGAACAGCAGCCCCGAGATGAGGCCGTGGGCGACCATCTGGAACGTTGCCCCACCGACGCCGTAGACGGTGTAGGCGATGAGACCCAGGATGACGTAGCCCATCGAGGACACCGACGAGTAAGCGACGATGCGCTTGAGGTCCGACTGTGCCAACGCGAGCAGGGCACCGTAGATGATGGAGATGACCGCGATGACGGCGATGGGAATCGCCAGTATCTCGGCCTGTCCGGGCAGCATCGTGAAGTTGAACCGGAGCAGGGCGTAGGTCCCCATCTTCAGCAGGACGCCAGCCAACATCACCGACGCCGGGGTCGGCGCCTCGACGTGGGCGTCCGGCAGCCACGTGTGGAACGGGACGACCGGCACCTTCACCGCAAACCCGAGGAACATCGCCACGAACGCACCCAACGCGAGTGCGTCCGGGCCGATGATGCCGAGGCTACCGAGTTGGCCGGCCCGCAACGCCTGTGCGATTTCGGGTAGTCCCGTCGAGGACACCGAATCACCCAGTCCGAACACCAGCGCGAAGTAGCCGATGAACATCACGATGGACGCGATGTTGGTGTAGACGAAGAACTTGATAGCGGCGTACTTCCGGCGCGGACCGCCCCAGATGCCGATGAGGAAGTACATCGGGATGAGAACGGCCTCCCAGAAGACGAACCAGAGCAGGAAATCGAGCGCCCCGAAGACGCCGATGAGGCTGGCTTCGAGGAACAACATCAGTCCGTAGAACTGACTCTGCCGTTCGTCGATGGGCGTCCACGCGCTCAGGATGGCCAGCGTCGTCAGAATCGTCGAGAGGACGACCAGCGGCAGCGAGATGCCGTCCAGTCCCATGTGGTAGTTGACCGTGTAGGAGCCCAACTGGAGCCACTGGGCGAACGTCTCGTAGGCGATATCGCCGCCGAGTAAGGCGTTACCGCTGCCATCGAAGGCGAAGTACATGTACAGCGAGATGACCAGCGGCGGGAGGCTGAATCCGACCGCGAGTTTGTGCGCGAATCGGTTGGGGGCGAGGAAGACGACCGCCGCACCAACGAGACACAGCGCGATGAGGGCTTCTATCAGCATCTAGAACCACCCCCCGAGCGCCGCGAAGGCACCCAGAAGCACCAACAGGCTGAGAACGATGAGCGCCGCGTAGTTGGTCACGATACCCGTCTGGAGCCGACGCAGGCGGTCGCCGGAGAACAGACTCACGCTGGAGACGCCGTTGACGACGCCGTCGATGACGCCCTGGTCGAAGGTGTCGGCGGCTCCCGAGAGCCGCAGCGTGAGGCCTTCGGCGAGCCACACCTGGTATTCGTCTTGGTAGTAGTTGTGCATGAGCAGCGTCTGCAGACCGCCGAGTTTCTCGGTGTGTCGAGTCGGTTCTGCCCCACGATACAGCGCGAAGGCGAGTCCCGCACCCAACAGCGCCAAGCCGAGACTGACGCCGGCGCCGGCGAGCATCGTCACCGTCTCGCCGCCACCGATGGTGCCGACCGAGTAGCCGGCGTAGTCGTGTGTGAGGTCGCCGTAGTGGTGTGAGCTCGTCAACAGCGCCTCGGGGCCGGAATCGAGGAACTGATGGAGGAAGTCGACCTCCAGTCCGGTGAGTTTCTTGATCGGAAGCGGGTTCAGGAAGCCGATGACCGCCGCGAGAACGCCCAGCACGGCCAGCGGGAGCTTGACGTTCCAGCGGACGCCGTGGGGGTCTTCGGCGGTATCGGAGCGGGCCTCACCGTGGAAGGTGAGAAGCACCATCCGGATGGTGTAAAAGCCCGTCAGGAAGACGGCTGCCAGCCCCATCGCGTAGGCACCGAGCAACAGGGGACTGCCGCCGAGGCCGTGGACGAGCGCCTCGTACAGCACCTCGTCTTTCGACCAGAAGCCCGAGAACGGGAAGATGCCAGCCAGCGCGAGCGACCCCGAGAGGAACGCGAGGTACGTCACGCGCATGTGGTCTTTGAGGCCGCCCATGTCCCACATGTTCTCGTTGTGGTGCATCGCGATGATGACCGACCCGGCGCCGAGGAACAGCAGCGCCTTGAACACCGCGTGGGTCGTCAGGTGGAAGAACGCGGCGACGTAGCCGCCGGTCCCGAGTGCGAGCATGATGTAGCCGTACTGGCTAATCGTCGAGTACGCCAGCACCTGCTTGATTTCGTTCTTGACGACGCCCATCGTCGCCGCGAACAGCGCGGTGAACCCGCCGACGAAGGCGATGACCGCGAGCACCGTCGGGAGCAGCGCGTAGAAGCCGTACATCCGTGCGACGAGGAAGACGCCGGCGGCGACCATCGTCGCGGCGTGAATCAAAGCCGAGACGGGGGTCGGGCCCTCCATGGCGTCCGGCAGCCACGTGTGGAACGGGAACTGGGCGGATTTGCCCATCACGCCACCCAACACGAGTAGTCCGAGAATCGCGAACCACGTCGCCGGCTCGAAGCCGAAGGTGTTGACCGCTTGGGTCGTCGTTTCGGGGTTCAGGACCGTCTCTGCCAGCGCCGGGAAGCCCTCTTCACCGGCGAACTGTGCGGTGCCGAACGTCGTCAGGACGCCGACGACGGCGACGAGGAAGAAGTAGTCACCGAATCGGGTGACGAGGAACGCCTTCTTGGCCGCCGACGGCGGGCCCGCACGGCGGAACCAGAAGCCGATGAGGAGGTACGAACACAGCCCCACCAGCTCGAAGAACATGAACGCCATCAGCAGGTTATCCGAGAAGACGAAGGCGAGCATGCTCGCGGTGAACAGACCGAGGCTAGCGTAGTACCGTGGCAGCCCCGTCTCGCCCTCGTCGTTCATGTAGCCGAGCGAGAAGACGTGAACGAGGAAGGCGATGAGCGAGACGATGACCAACATCGCCGCCGACAGCGGGTCGAGAAGCAGTCCGAACGTCAACTCGAACGGCACGTCGCCGCCGACGAACGTGTACAGCGTCTCGTTGTACGTCTCGCCGAGGAAAACGGTGACGAGGACGGCAATCGAGAGGCCGAGCGACCCTGCGGTCGCGATGATGCCCGCGAGGGCGCCCTTCTTCGGCATGTACTTGCCTGCCAACAGTGCGACGACGAACGACACGAACGGGAGCGCGGCGATAGCCGGCGCGTATGCGAATACTCCTGCCATAATTACCACTTGAGAGTCGTTGCTTCCGTCACGTCGACGCTATCGAAGTTGCGGTACAACACGAGGATGATGCCGATGCCGATGGCGACCTCGGCGGCGGCTAGCGCCATCACGAACAGTCCGAACACCTGCCCGGTGAGGTTCCCCCAGTAGAACGCGAACGCGATGAGGTTGATGTTCGCCGCGTTGAGCATCAACTCGACGCTCATCAGGAAGATGAGCGCGTTCTCACGGGTCAGGATGCCGAAGATGCCGACACAGAAGACGGCGGCCGACAGCACGAGGTAGTACTCGGCCGGAACGGCTCCGAGCACCATCAGGAATCACCCTCCTCGTCTCTCTTTGCGAGCATGACGGCGCCGTCCAGTGCCGCGTCCAACACGATTGCGATGGTGATGAACGACACGAGGAAGCCCTCGCTGGCGAAGTCACCGGCATCGAGGTTGAACATCGCATAGCCGATGGAGCGAGTTATCGACCCTTCGGCGAACCCGGTAGCGGTGCCGAACCCCGAGGTGAGGAACACCGCTGCGAGGAAGCCGAACAGGGCGACGGCGAGGATGCCGGCGGCCTTGCTCGTTTCGGTGTGGAGCTGTGGGCGCGTCGTCATTGTGCCACCTCCTCGGCTTCGGGAGCGGGGTCCCGACGAACCAACATGACGGCGAAGGTGATCAGGATGAGCACCCCACCGACGTACACGAGCACCTGCATCGCTGCAAGGAACTCGGCGCGTAACATCACGTAGTGGACCGCGACGGATAGCAACGCTACACCCAACAGTAGCGCGGAGTGCCACACGTCACGGACCAACACGACGCCCAGACTCGCTCCGACGGTCAACAGAGCGAACAACAGGAACGCCAGTGTCTCATACGGTACTACAGCCATTGTTTACCTCTGCAGTCGGGTTCCCTTTGAAGATTTCCGTTTCCGCCCACGTATCTCCGTACGAGCGCGCACGCGAGGGGCGAACGAGGTTCTCCGATATCCGTCCTATAAAAAGAGTCGCCGTGGGCCGGCCTACATCTCGACGACGTTACCACAATCCGGACACGTGAGCGTCACGCCCGACTCGTCGACCTCGGTGACGTGGTAGTCGGCGCCGCATTCGGCACACGGGAGCTTCGCGCGCGTCTCCCCCATCCCCTTGGGCGCACCGAGCGCCAGCGCGCGCACCCGGTCGTCGCTCTCGTTGCGACCCTCTTGATACTCGCCGGGGCCGAACCGGACGACCTCGTCGGGGCCGACCTCGTAGTCCTCGTCCGGCGTCTGGAACGTCGCCGTCCCGTCCATCACGTAGAACACCTCCTCTTGGTCCATGTGGGTGTGCATCCCGCCGGAGAAGGACTCTCCCGGCGCCAACTCGTAGTAGTTCAGCGCCATATCCGAGAGCCCGAGGGGCTCGGTGGCGTGTTTCTGTACGTCCGCGACGCGTGGGTCGTTGTCCAGCTCGTCGATGGATACCTTCTCCATTGTGAACGGACGCTGTACATCTTGGATGGTAAGCCTTGACATTTCACGCTGCATTTGCCGCGGTCGCCATCAGGGTACAGTATTACGGCGTTTTCTATGCCGGTCGAGTCCTGAAACTCGCGGCCACTGTAGACTAAGCAGTTATCGGTGTGCATCAGTCTCAGCAGAAAGACGTGGCCGACCGTCTGCTCATGCAACAATCAACGACTCTCGTCAAGCGATGATGCGCGATGGGCATTACGTCAGTATTGAGTGAGTAATTACCCATTGTTGTGGGACGAGAGTAGACGCAGTAATGTTAACTAACAATTAGTAATGTGTTGTGACTTTCTGAACGTCGATTTAACTATCTGCGCGTTATTTATCTTTCAATATTGTAACTAAAATCGGGGTGAGGGCTACAATGACAAAGCCAAAAAATCGCGGCCGGAGAATCAATCGGAGAACTGTACTGAGGGGTGCAGCCACGGGAACCGGTATCGGAGTCGTTGGTCTATCGGGATTCAGTGGCACAGTTGGTGCGAACGGCAGGGGGAAAGCTGCTTCCGAACCGTGTGATGATTGTGGCGCCCTGCTCGCGAAGTACGAGTGGGATGACGGCGAGTTCGTGTTCAAGAAGGGGCGTGAGTCGCTCGATATCGACGGCTCCGACTTCGACCTCACTGTCACGGATGCCAACGACGACGGCGAGCCGCTCGCGTTCGATTGGTCGTCGGACGACGGCATCTACGACGCGACGTGTCTCACTGTCAAAACCGGCGAGGATACGTTCAAGCAGGAGGGTGATTGGCGTACGAGCGGTTCGTTCCACGCCACTGAGTACGACGAGAACAGTCCCGTCCAGGCCATCAGTTACGTCGCTCTCTGTATCGAGTGTGCGTTCTGGCAGGTCGATTTCGGCACAGGAACCGTCCCAACCCTCTACACCGAGGGGAGGAACAACGCGACACGTACGGGAACTCCGACGAACGGACCTTGCTTGCAGCCGCGACACACGGACGGTACGGGGGCGGCTGTGGTTCCGTCAACAAGACGATGTGGGAAGGCCGAAAGCCCCACGTTGTTATCAGTTCCTTCGAGGTGACCCCTGGTGATCAGGCAACCGTCGAGTTCGAGGTAACGGAGACGGAGCACGTTCACTTCGGGGTCTGGGAGATGCCCGGCCCGTTCGACAAGAGCGAAATTCCATGGGGGGTGCGATACGACCTCATCAACGAGGAATCGCTGGAGCCAGGTACGTACAGTTGGAACCTCAGCCTGCCATCGGTGTAACACCCGAGCAACTACATTTTTGACCGAGGTGTAGCACCGAACCAGTTGGAGGCCATCCGCTGGAGTACTGCGCTGCAACAGTGAGTCGAACCACTATCCATCACAAAATTCCTCGGAGTGAGATTCCGATGTAGTCGCCCGAAAAGCACAGTGGGTATTTCGGGATGACCAGAGAGCGACGCACGCTCGAATCACCCATCAGAACTCGACGGTTCCGGAGGACGTCTTTGTCGGTTGTAGAAAACGCCTGTCGAAAAGGGGTCGACAGGTGGAGCAGGTCAAGTACCTCGGGTCAATCCCCGAAGCAGTTCACTGGTAGTCGACTTCCCCTTCGCCTTCCCCAATCCAAGCACCACGGTCGGGTTCGCGCGAGGCGAGCGGGTCGATGTCCTTGAACCACGGGACGTTCTTCAGCTGCTCTTTGTTGTAGGCGAGGTCGTCCTTCGTGTCGCCCGTGAACTCGAAGTTCTGGGTGAGCAAAATGGCGTCGACGGGGCAGACCTCCTCACACAGTCGGCAGTAGATACACTGGCCGATGTGGAGGTTGTACTCCTCGCCGTTGCGCTGGTCGTCCGTGATAATCTGGATGGTGTCGTTCGGACAGACGTTCTCACACTGTCGACACCAGATGCAGCGCTCCTGGGAGAACTTGTGGACGCCGCGGAACCGCGGCGACACGTCGGGGGTCTCCTCGGGGTACTGGACGGTGAACTTCTCGCCGTCCAAGGCGTGTTTCATCGTCGTTGCCATCGATTTGAGCATTCCAATCATGGTTAGGCAATCACCCCCACGATAACGGCGGTGAGGACGAGGTTCGCGAGTGCGAGCACGAGCATGCCCTTCCAGCCCACCTCGATGAGCTGGTCGATTCGGAGCCGCGGCAGCGCCGAGCGCGCCCACTGCGTGAACAGGAAGACGGCCCAGATTTTGATGATGAACCACAGGATGCCCGGCAGCACCGGTCCGGCGGGGCCACCGAGGAACAGCGTCGCGATGATGGCGCCGCCGAGGAAGATGTGGATGAACTCACCGAGGTAGATGAGCACGAAGTACGCACTCGAGTACTCGGTCTGGTAGCCGGCGACGATTTCGGTCGGCGCCTCCGGGATGTCGAAGGGGTTGCGGCCGACCTCCATCAGGTTCGCGACCATGAACAGCACGAACGCGAAGGGGTTGACGAAGACGTACCACGACGGAATCGCGACGCCGCCGAGGGAGACGAGCGTCTCGGCCTGTGCGGCGACGATTTCGCTCATCTGAAGCGAGCCGGCAAAGAGGACGACCGACGCCGCGATGAGCACCAGCGGAATCTCGTAGGCGAGGTTCTGTGCGACCGCGCGCAGACCGCCGAGCATCGAGAACTTGTTGTTCGACGCGTAGCCGGCCATCACCAGACCGACCGAGGCGATGGAGGCGACGGCGAAGACGTAGACCAGTCCCGCTTCGGGGTCAGCGAGGTGGATGCCGTTGCCCATCGGGATGACAGCGAAACCGAGCAGTGCGGAACTCGCGATGACGATGGGTGCGAGGTCCCACGCCGGGCGGTCGACGCCCTCGGGGACGATGAGTTCCTTCGACAGCAGTCGGACCGCGTCGGCGACAATGATGAGCAATCCGGCGGGACCGATGCGATTGACCGCATAGCGGTCCGTGAACGCGGCGGTAATCTTCCGCTTGGCCCACGGGCCGGCCAGTGCCGTCATCGTCAGCATCAGCGTGCCGACGAGCGCCGCGCCGATGAACGACGCGATGAACGTCTCGCCGGGACCCATCTCGGTGCCGAACCCGAGTAGGTCGCCGATGATGTCGGGCAGCGGCGTCTGGGTCTGGGCCGGAATCATCGGTCCACCTCACCCAGGACGATGTCGAGGCTGCCCAGCGACGCGATGAGGTCCGGAATGTACTCGCCTTCGGTCATCTCTCGCAGCGTGTGCAGGTTACAGAAGCACGGACTGCGAATCTTGAACCGGGCGGGCTTGTCGGTGCCGTCCGAGCGCATGTAGATGCCGAGTTCGCCCTTCGCGGCCTCGACGCCGCGGTAAATCTCGGTGTCGGGGTCGGGCTTGAGCGTCCGCGGGACGTTGGCCTGAATCGTCCGTTCCTCTTCGGGCCACTCTTCGAGCAGGTCGACACACTGCTCGATAATCTTCGCGGATTCCTCGACTTCGCGCATCCGGACGAGGACGCGGCTGTAGTTGTCACAGCCGTCCTCGGTGATGACGTCCCAGTCGAGTTCCTCGTAGTAGCCGTAGGGGTCGTCACGGCGCAGGTCGATGTCGACGCCGGAGCCACGGGCGACCGGACCGGTGGCGCCGTACTGTTTTGCGACCTCCGGCGGGAGTTCGCCGGTGTTGACACACCGGAGCTGGAAGATTTCGTTCGACGTGATGAGGTTGTGATACTCCTGGGTCTTCTTCGGGAGCCCGTCGAGGAAGTCACGGACCTTCTCGAAGAACTCCTCTCGGGGTTCGGGAATGTCCCAAGCGACGCCGCCGAGACGGAGGTAGTTGAACATCAGTCGCTGACCGGTGAGGTCTTCGAGGATGTCCTGGACGACCTCGCGGTCGCGGAAGGCATATTGGAAGACGGCCGTGAAGTCACCGAAGACGTCCAGCGCGAACGTCCCCAGCGCGAGCATGTGACTCGCGATTCGGCACAGTTCCGCGGACATCGTCCGGATGACCTGTGCGTACTCCGGCACCTCGATGTCCGCCATGTCCTCGGCCGCGCGGGCGTAGGCCCACTCGTTGAGGATGCCGGCGGAAACGTAGTCCCAGCGGTCGGGGTACGGCATAATCTGGTGCCGATAGGTCGACTGCTGGCACATCTGCTCCTCACAGCGGTGGAGGTAGCCGATGTCGGGTTCCACGTCGGCGATTTGCTCGCCGTCGAGCACCGTCTCGACGTGCAGGACGCCGTGGGTGGCGGGGTGGTGCGGTCCGATGTTGATGAACATCGTATCGGACTCCGCCCCGTCACCGCGCTGGTCCGGCTCTAGGGGATTGGCGTTTTCTCGGAACGGGACGACCTGCGGCTTCTCGGGATTGTAGTCCTTTCCGAGGGGGTGTCCTTGCCAGGTCTCCGGTAGCAGGATGCGGCGCAGGTCGGGGTGGTCGGCGTACTCGATGCCGACGAGGTCGTAGGCCTCCCGCTCGTGCCAGTCGGCCGTTCGGTACACCGCTTCGCCGGACTGACTAATCGGTTCGTCGCGCGTCGTGGGGACGACGACGCCGACCTCCTGTGTCGGGTCGTCGTACTTCTTCAGGTGGTAGATGGACTCATACCGGTCCTCGTACTCCTGGGCAGTGACGCACGAACAGTAGTCGAAGCCCGCCTCCTCGCGGAGCGCACCGAG contains:
- a CDS encoding cupin domain-containing protein, with the translated sequence MEKVSIDELDNDPRVADVQKHATEPLGLSDMALNYYELAPGESFSGGMHTHMDQEEVFYVMDGTATFQTPDEDYEVGPDEVVRFGPGEYQEGRNESDDRVRALALGAPKGMGETRAKLPCAECGADYHVTEVDESGVTLTCPDCGNVVEM
- the nuoK gene encoding NADH-quinone oxidoreductase subunit NuoK codes for the protein MVLGAVPAEYYLVLSAAVFCVGIFGILTRENALIFLMSVELMLNAANINLIAFAFYWGNLTGQVFGLFVMALAAAEVAIGIGIILVLYRNFDSVDVTEATTLKW
- a CDS encoding NADH-quinone oxidoreductase subunit D gives rise to the protein MSLEEPKATDVGEAPDGTVDYAELEALLGDAVIGREEHVNAPAFVVRPDEVQEALGALREEAGFDYCSCVTAQEYEDRYESIYHLKKYDDPTQEVGVVVPTTRDEPISQSGEAVYRTADWHEREAYDLVGIEYADHPDLRRILLPETWQGHPLGKDYNPEKPQVVPFRENANPLEPDQRGDGAESDTMFINIGPHHPATHGVLHVETVLDGEQIADVEPDIGYLHRCEEQMCQQSTYRHQIMPYPDRWDYVSAGILNEWAYARAAEDMADIEVPEYAQVIRTMSAELCRIASHMLALGTFALDVFGDFTAVFQYAFRDREVVQDILEDLTGQRLMFNYLRLGGVAWDIPEPREEFFEKVRDFLDGLPKKTQEYHNLITSNEIFQLRCVNTGELPPEVAKQYGATGPVARGSGVDIDLRRDDPYGYYEELDWDVITEDGCDNYSRVLVRMREVEESAKIIEQCVDLLEEWPEEERTIQANVPRTLKPDPDTEIYRGVEAAKGELGIYMRSDGTDKPARFKIRSPCFCNLHTLREMTEGEYIPDLIASLGSLDIVLGEVDR
- a CDS encoding NADH-quinone oxidoreductase subunit J, which codes for MAVVPYETLAFLLFALLTVGASLGVVLVRDVWHSALLLGVALLSVAVHYVMLRAEFLAAMQVLVYVGGVLILITFAVMLVRRDPAPEAEEVAQ
- a CDS encoding NuoI/complex I 23 kDa subunit family protein, which encodes MIGMLKSMATTMKHALDGEKFTVQYPEETPDVSPRFRGVHKFSQERCIWCRQCENVCPNDTIQIITDDQRNGEEYNLHIGQCIYCRLCEEVCPVDAILLTQNFEFTGDTKDDLAYNKEQLKNVPWFKDIDPLASREPDRGAWIGEGEGEVDYQ
- a CDS encoding complex I subunit 1/NuoH family protein yields the protein MIPAQTQTPLPDIIGDLLGFGTEMGPGETFIASFIGAALVGTLMLTMTALAGPWAKRKITAAFTDRYAVNRIGPAGLLIIVADAVRLLSKELIVPEGVDRPAWDLAPIVIASSALLGFAVIPMGNGIHLADPEAGLVYVFAVASIASVGLVMAGYASNNKFSMLGGLRAVAQNLAYEIPLVLIAASVVLFAGSLQMSEIVAAQAETLVSLGGVAIPSWYVFVNPFAFVLFMVANLMEVGRNPFDIPEAPTEIVAGYQTEYSSAYFVLIYLGEFIHIFLGGAIIATLFLGGPAGPVLPGILWFIIKIWAVFLFTQWARSALPRLRIDQLIEVGWKGMLVLALANLVLTAVIVGVIA
- the nuoL gene encoding NADH-quinone oxidoreductase subunit L encodes the protein MAGVFAYAPAIAALPFVSFVVALLAGKYMPKKGALAGIIATAGSLGLSIAVLVTVFLGETYNETLYTFVGGDVPFELTFGLLLDPLSAAMLVIVSLIAFLVHVFSLGYMNDEGETGLPRYYASLGLFTASMLAFVFSDNLLMAFMFFELVGLCSYLLIGFWFRRAGPPSAAKKAFLVTRFGDYFFLVAVVGVLTTFGTAQFAGEEGFPALAETVLNPETTTQAVNTFGFEPATWFAILGLLVLGGVMGKSAQFPFHTWLPDAMEGPTPVSALIHAATMVAAGVFLVARMYGFYALLPTVLAVIAFVGGFTALFAATMGVVKNEIKQVLAYSTISQYGYIMLALGTGGYVAAFFHLTTHAVFKALLFLGAGSVIIAMHHNENMWDMGGLKDHMRVTYLAFLSGSLALAGIFPFSGFWSKDEVLYEALVHGLGGSPLLLGAYAMGLAAVFLTGFYTIRMVLLTFHGEARSDTAEDPHGVRWNVKLPLAVLGVLAAVIGFLNPLPIKKLTGLEVDFLHQFLDSGPEALLTSSHHYGDLTHDYAGYSVGTIGGGETVTMLAGAGVSLGLALLGAGLAFALYRGAEPTRHTEKLGGLQTLLMHNYYQDEYQVWLAEGLTLRLSGAADTFDQGVIDGVVNGVSSVSLFSGDRLRRLQTGIVTNYAALIVLSLLVLLGAFAALGGWF
- a CDS encoding complex I subunit 4 family protein, whose translation is MLIEALIALCLVGAAVVFLAPNRFAHKLAVGFSLPPLVISLYMYFAFDGSGNALLGGDIAYETFAQWLQLGSYTVNYHMGLDGISLPLVVLSTILTTLAILSAWTPIDERQSQFYGLMLFLEASLIGVFGALDFLLWFVFWEAVLIPMYFLIGIWGGPRRKYAAIKFFVYTNIASIVMFIGYFALVFGLGDSVSSTGLPEIAQALRAGQLGSLGIIGPDALALGAFVAMFLGFAVKVPVVPFHTWLPDAHVEAPTPASVMLAGVLLKMGTYALLRFNFTMLPGQAEILAIPIAVIAVISIIYGALLALAQSDLKRIVAYSSVSSMGYVILGLIAYTVYGVGGATFQMVAHGLISGLLFMTVGVIYNTTHTRMVGDMAGMAEKMPVTAGVFVAGAFAYMGLPLMAGFAAELFIFLGAFESTVLPYAPLFTAVAMFGIVIVAGYLLWAMQRSLFGPFRLETDYEIGPAALHDVVPLVTLVLLIILLGSAPMVFFESIQDATLDIVATLGGGI